Proteins from one Scylla paramamosain isolate STU-SP2022 chromosome 3, ASM3559412v1, whole genome shotgun sequence genomic window:
- the LOC135115763 gene encoding chitin deacetylase 1-like isoform X1: MKRRVATSLLVLLAVGWAAGQTDLEMDPEYYCRGRKDDEFFRKDFGIDAEEKLYKANCGTYYRCLPAPAGKKSISEAKCQSELFFDVEQQICERKHNVLNCAQIDKFQPPMPVWPLADGQESNCPNGQIECGSGECLPRELFCDNTDDCADGSDENICTPEDDPNRADICDPRKCLWSEGCFCSVDGTRIPGDLNPEQTPQMITITFTGAINDRNFRIFQDIFKDTTKHKGNDCTPKGTFFISHAFTNYSAVQELHRLGHEIGVSSITNNQNRTYWSQLDSAGYESEMDGGRVIIEQFANISANEVLGLRVPRQRVGGNQQFSMMVDWGFLYDSSISAPMGRLPLWPYTLMHRMPHKCLGTDQNCPSRNYTVWEMVVNELDRRDDVKFDEVLTGCHYVDQCANLVSPKQFRSFLDNNLDRHFRTNRAPFGLHFTSGYFETRKNFLKEFVAWVADVAQRGDFYFVTMQQVINWMEAPTEIAAINNFQEWKGKCEVKGLPYCSLPNPCPKKVSRLFPDEEEMFLYTCMECPSTYPWLHDPYGSGGFFSFNENF, from the exons TACAAGGCCAACTGCGGCACCTACTACCGCTGCCTACCCGCTCCTGCAGGCAAGAAGTCCATCTCCGAAGCCAAGTGTCAGAGTGAGCTGTTCTTCGACGTTGAACAACAGATTTGTGAGCGCAAGCACAATGTCTTGAACTGCGCCCAGATTGACA AGTTCCAGCCTCCCATGCCCGTGTGGCCACTGGCTGATGGGCAGGAATCCAACTGTCCCAACGGACAGATTGAGTGCGGCAGCGGCGAGTGCCTACCCAGGGAACTCTTCTGTGACAACACCGATGACTGTGCCGATGGCTCTGACGAGAACATCTGCA CGCCCGAGGATGATCCCAACCGTGCTGACATCTGTGATCCTCGCAAGTGCCTCTGGTCCGAGGGCTGCTTCTGCTCCGTGGACGGCACGCGCATTCCCGGCGACCTGAACCCTGAGCAGACGCCCCAGAtgatcaccatcaccttcaccggCGCCATTAATGATCGTAATTTCCGCATTTTCCAAGACATCTTCAAGGACACCACCAAGCACAAGGGTAATGACTGCACGCCCAAAGGCACCTTCTTCATCTCTCATGCCTTCACTAACTATTCCGCCGTGCAGGAACTCCACCGCCTGGGTCACGAGATTGGCGTCAGCTCTATCACCAACAACCAGAACCGCACTTACTGGAGCCAGCTGGACTCTGCAGGCTACGAGAGCGAAATGGACGGTGGCCGTGTAATCATCGAGCAGTTTGCCAACATTTCTGCCAACGAAGTTCTTGGTCTGCGTGTGCCAAGGCAGCGAGTGGGCGGCAACCAGCAGTTCAGCATGATGGTTGACTGGGGATTCCTGTATGACTCCTCTATTTCTGCCCCCATGGGTCGCCTGCCCCTGTGGCCGTACACTCTGATGCACCGCATGCCACACAAGTGTCTGGGTACTGACCAGAACTGCCCATCCCGTAACTACACCGTGTGGGAGATGGTGGTGAACGAGTTGGATCGTCGTGACGACGTGAAGTTCGACGAAGTCCTGACAGGTTGTCATTATGTGGACCAGTGTGCTAACCTCGTCTCCCCCAAGCAGTTCCGTAGCTTCCTGGATAACAACTTGGACCGTCACTTCAGAACAAACCGCGCACCCTTCGGCCTGCACTTCACCTCAGGATACTTCGAGACTCGCAAAAACTTCCTGAAGGAGTTCGTCGCCTGGGTGGCTGATGTGGCTCAGCGCGGAGACTTCTATTTCGTGACCATGCAGCAGGTCATCAACTGGATGGAGGCTCCCACGGAAATTGCAGCCATCAACAACTTCCAGGAATGGAAGGGTAAGTGCGAGGTGAAGGGTCTGCCCTACTGCTCCCTGCCCAATCCCTGCCCCAAGAAGGTATCCCGTCTCTTCCCTGATGAGGAAGAAATGTTCCTGTACACGTGCATGGAATGTCCCTCCACCTACCCGTGGCTACATGACCCCTACGGCAGTGGCGGATTCTTCAGCTTCAACGAGAATTTCTAA
- the LOC135115763 gene encoding chitin deacetylase 1-like isoform X2 — protein sequence MCMATQHRDMAVGWAAGQTDLEMDPEYYCRGRKDDEFFRKDFGIDAEEKLYKANCGTYYRCLPAPAGKKSISEAKCQSELFFDVEQQICERKHNVLNCAQIDKFQPPMPVWPLADGQESNCPNGQIECGSGECLPRELFCDNTDDCADGSDENICTPEDDPNRADICDPRKCLWSEGCFCSVDGTRIPGDLNPEQTPQMITITFTGAINDRNFRIFQDIFKDTTKHKGNDCTPKGTFFISHAFTNYSAVQELHRLGHEIGVSSITNNQNRTYWSQLDSAGYESEMDGGRVIIEQFANISANEVLGLRVPRQRVGGNQQFSMMVDWGFLYDSSISAPMGRLPLWPYTLMHRMPHKCLGTDQNCPSRNYTVWEMVVNELDRRDDVKFDEVLTGCHYVDQCANLVSPKQFRSFLDNNLDRHFRTNRAPFGLHFTSGYFETRKNFLKEFVAWVADVAQRGDFYFVTMQQVINWMEAPTEIAAINNFQEWKGKCEVKGLPYCSLPNPCPKKVSRLFPDEEEMFLYTCMECPSTYPWLHDPYGSGGFFSFNENF from the exons TACAAGGCCAACTGCGGCACCTACTACCGCTGCCTACCCGCTCCTGCAGGCAAGAAGTCCATCTCCGAAGCCAAGTGTCAGAGTGAGCTGTTCTTCGACGTTGAACAACAGATTTGTGAGCGCAAGCACAATGTCTTGAACTGCGCCCAGATTGACA AGTTCCAGCCTCCCATGCCCGTGTGGCCACTGGCTGATGGGCAGGAATCCAACTGTCCCAACGGACAGATTGAGTGCGGCAGCGGCGAGTGCCTACCCAGGGAACTCTTCTGTGACAACACCGATGACTGTGCCGATGGCTCTGACGAGAACATCTGCA CGCCCGAGGATGATCCCAACCGTGCTGACATCTGTGATCCTCGCAAGTGCCTCTGGTCCGAGGGCTGCTTCTGCTCCGTGGACGGCACGCGCATTCCCGGCGACCTGAACCCTGAGCAGACGCCCCAGAtgatcaccatcaccttcaccggCGCCATTAATGATCGTAATTTCCGCATTTTCCAAGACATCTTCAAGGACACCACCAAGCACAAGGGTAATGACTGCACGCCCAAAGGCACCTTCTTCATCTCTCATGCCTTCACTAACTATTCCGCCGTGCAGGAACTCCACCGCCTGGGTCACGAGATTGGCGTCAGCTCTATCACCAACAACCAGAACCGCACTTACTGGAGCCAGCTGGACTCTGCAGGCTACGAGAGCGAAATGGACGGTGGCCGTGTAATCATCGAGCAGTTTGCCAACATTTCTGCCAACGAAGTTCTTGGTCTGCGTGTGCCAAGGCAGCGAGTGGGCGGCAACCAGCAGTTCAGCATGATGGTTGACTGGGGATTCCTGTATGACTCCTCTATTTCTGCCCCCATGGGTCGCCTGCCCCTGTGGCCGTACACTCTGATGCACCGCATGCCACACAAGTGTCTGGGTACTGACCAGAACTGCCCATCCCGTAACTACACCGTGTGGGAGATGGTGGTGAACGAGTTGGATCGTCGTGACGACGTGAAGTTCGACGAAGTCCTGACAGGTTGTCATTATGTGGACCAGTGTGCTAACCTCGTCTCCCCCAAGCAGTTCCGTAGCTTCCTGGATAACAACTTGGACCGTCACTTCAGAACAAACCGCGCACCCTTCGGCCTGCACTTCACCTCAGGATACTTCGAGACTCGCAAAAACTTCCTGAAGGAGTTCGTCGCCTGGGTGGCTGATGTGGCTCAGCGCGGAGACTTCTATTTCGTGACCATGCAGCAGGTCATCAACTGGATGGAGGCTCCCACGGAAATTGCAGCCATCAACAACTTCCAGGAATGGAAGGGTAAGTGCGAGGTGAAGGGTCTGCCCTACTGCTCCCTGCCCAATCCCTGCCCCAAGAAGGTATCCCGTCTCTTCCCTGATGAGGAAGAAATGTTCCTGTACACGTGCATGGAATGTCCCTCCACCTACCCGTGGCTACATGACCCCTACGGCAGTGGCGGATTCTTCAGCTTCAACGAGAATTTCTAA